The genomic interval AATCAACTGCTTCCACCCTTGATCAGGTGATTGAAGAGATCATTGCCAGCCGGATATCCGAACGCGGTGAAACGCGGATCGATGATAAGGTTACCGAAGCTGCCATGGAAGACAGGAAGAAGAACGGATACTTTTAATCAATGTAAGGCTAAAGGCTAATAACTAATAGCTATTAGCTTTTGGCAATTAGCTATAAGCAAAGACCTGAAATGATGGACCTACTACGATTCATAACCGCCGGAAGTGTAGATGATGGGAAGAGCACCCTGATCGGGCGTCTGCTTTTTGATAGCAAGAACATCATGGTGGATCAACTTGAAGCACTCGAGCGCTCTACCAAGAATATGGAAGCCGGGCAGGTTGACCTGGCCTTGCTTACAGATGGTTTACGGGCGGAGCGTGAGCAGGGGATCACCATTGATGTGGCCTATCGCTATTTTACAACCCCACAGCGCAAGTTCATTATTGCCGATGCGCCCGGACACGTACAATATACCCGCAACATGATCACAGGTGCATCAAATGCCCAACTCATGATCGTGTTGATCGATGCCCGGCAGGGTGTGGTGGAGCAAACACGTCGCCATTCCATCATTGCATCGCTTTTACAAATACCACATATTGTTGTGGCCATCAATAAAATGGACCTGGTGGAATTCTCCCAGGATGTCTACAACAATATCGTGATCGAATATGCCAAAGTGGCCCAGCAGTTGGGGTTAAAACAGGTGACCTATATTCCCATCAGTGCTTTGCTGGGCGATAATATCGTTGATCCTTCTACCGTGATGACCTGGTATGAGGGAAGGCCACTCTTGCAATTTTTGGAAGAAGTGGAAGTTAAAGACGATATCAATCTGGCTGATCCACGTTTTCAGGTGCAATTTGTAATACGTCCCCAAACAGAAGAATTACATGATTACCGGGGCTATGCCGGCTCGGTCATCAGTGGGATCTACCGAAAGGGTGATAAGGTGACCGTTCTGCCGCAAGGACTGGAATCCACCATAAAAAAATTGGAGATCGCCGGTGAGGAAGTGGAGGAACTTTTTGCACCTCAGGCCGGAGTCATTCACCTGGCTGATGATATTGATATTAGCCGGGGTGACAGCATTGTAAGATCCGATAATCTCCCACAGGTAAATAATGAGATA from Chitinophagales bacterium carries:
- a CDS encoding 50S ribosome-binding GTPase yields the protein MDLLRFITAGSVDDGKSTLIGRLLFDSKNIMVDQLEALERSTKNMEAGQVDLALLTDGLRAEREQGITIDVAYRYFTTPQRKFIIADAPGHVQYTRNMITGASNAQLMIVLIDARQGVVEQTRRHSIIASLLQIPHIVVAINKMDLVEFSQDVYNNIVIEYAKVAQQLGLKQVTYIPISALLGDNIVDPSTVMTWYEGRPLLQFLEEVEVKDDINLADPRFQVQFVIRPQTEELHDYRGYAGSVISGIYRKGDKVTVLPQGLESTIKKLEIAGEEVEELFAPQAGVIHLADDIDISRGDSIVRSDNLPQVNNEIEVLLCWMDEKPLQPGNKYLIQHNSRLVRAVVRQIAYKLDVNTLQQIPVENGVRLNEVVKAVIKTASPLVYDRFDRLSANGSAVLVDETSNSTVAAVLLQQ